A portion of the Candidatus Tectomicrobia bacterium genome contains these proteins:
- a CDS encoding PEGA domain-containing protein, giving the protein MIRSARLGLWAAVLLAMLAAAAGCFRRSGPVEVTREVGTVRILSEPEGAAVDFDGRPRGEAFKAEPLVIRGVPYGWHSIRATRLGMVPHILEFNLERPEAEFRIPVSAGGAGRLTVRTVPPGAEVFISSRYYGKADPQIQVSALAYGEHSLWVRLDGHRQERINILVERQIERTYHLFLTKVK; this is encoded by the coding sequence ATGATCCGGTCCGCTCGTTTAGGGCTTTGGGCGGCGGTCCTGCTGGCGATGCTCGCCGCCGCGGCGGGGTGCTTCCGGCGGAGCGGCCCGGTCGAGGTGACGCGGGAGGTGGGCACGGTCCGCATCCTGTCGGAGCCCGAGGGCGCCGCCGTCGATTTCGACGGCAGGCCCCGGGGGGAGGCGTTCAAGGCGGAGCCGCTGGTGATCCGGGGGGTGCCGTACGGCTGGCATTCCATCCGCGCCACCCGCCTGGGAATGGTCCCGCACATCCTCGAGTTCAACCTGGAGCGCCCCGAAGCGGAGTTCCGGATTCCGGTTTCCGCCGGCGGCGCCGGCCGCCTCACGGTGCGCACGGTGCCGCCCGGGGCGGAGGTGTTCATCTCCAGCCGCTATTACGGCAAGGCGGACCCCCAGATCCAGGTGAGCGCGCTGGCCTACGGGGAGCACTCCTTGTGGGTCCGGCTGGACGGCCACCGCCAGGAGCGGATCAACATCCTCGTGGAGCGCCAGATCGAGCGCACCTACCATTTGTTCCTGACGAAGGTGAAGTAG
- a CDS encoding NAD(P)H-dependent oxidoreductase, translating to MPTRAGRMTPAPGGGPAILAIGGSRRPGNNTGKALRIAVEELRAGGGRVDWVRLEALKLPLPGEPSDSPDPEALRNKVLASDAILIATPEYHGSISSTLKLAIDNLGFPSTLEGKTLAILGVAMGPSADNALAHLRHILTHIGGKVLPEQISVGSVHKKFGEDGRCLDPVVEEGIRRVARALLAAAGARAAR from the coding sequence ATGCCGACCCGGGCAGGCCGCATGACCCCGGCGCCGGGCGGGGGGCCGGCCATCCTGGCCATCGGCGGGAGCCGCCGGCCCGGCAACAACACCGGCAAGGCGCTCCGCATCGCGGTGGAGGAGCTCCGGGCCGGGGGCGGGCGGGTGGACTGGGTCCGCCTGGAGGCCCTCAAGCTCCCGCTGCCGGGAGAACCCTCCGACTCCCCCGATCCGGAGGCCCTGCGGAACAAGGTCCTCGCCTCGGACGCTATCCTCATCGCCACCCCCGAGTACCACGGCAGCATCAGCAGCACCCTCAAGCTGGCCATCGACAACCTGGGTTTCCCCTCCACCCTGGAGGGCAAGACCCTCGCCATCCTGGGCGTCGCCATGGGCCCCAGCGCGGACAACGCCCTGGCCCATCTGCGCCACATCCTCACCCACATCGGGGGGAAGGTCCTGCCCGAGCAGATCTCGGTGGGGAGCGTCCACAAGAAGTTCGGCGAGGACGGCCGCTGCCTCGACCCGGTGGTCGAGGAGGGCATCCGCCGGGTGGCCCGCGCCCTCCTGGCCGCCGCCGGAGCCCGGGCGGCGCGATGA
- a CDS encoding alpha/beta hydrolase: MTGPSRFLASPEGRSLAFRRLEGRPPGVLFLGGFRSDMTGTKATALEAHCRAAGRAFARFDYSGHGESPGRFEEGTIGAWLADALCVLDRATEGPQVLVGSSMGGWIMLLAALARPERVRGLIGVAAAPDFTEDLVWGRCGEEERRKLMEEGSFLCPPRYEDAPYPITRRLIEEGRRHLLLRGLIPLRRPVRLIHGMADEDVPWEVSLRLCGCLEGADVSLTLVKGGDHRLSTPADIRRLTETVEGLCREAGEGE, from the coding sequence ATGACCGGGCCGTCCCGGTTCCTCGCCTCGCCGGAGGGCCGCTCCCTCGCCTTCCGCCGCCTGGAGGGGAGGCCCCCCGGCGTCCTCTTCCTCGGCGGCTTCCGCTCCGACATGACGGGCACCAAGGCCACCGCCCTGGAGGCGCACTGCCGGGCGGCGGGCCGCGCCTTCGCGCGCTTCGACTACTCCGGGCACGGCGAGTCCCCGGGCCGCTTCGAGGAGGGCACCATCGGCGCCTGGCTGGCGGACGCGCTGTGTGTGCTGGACCGGGCCACCGAGGGTCCGCAGGTGCTCGTGGGCTCGAGCATGGGCGGCTGGATCATGCTCCTGGCGGCCCTGGCCCGGCCGGAGCGGGTGCGGGGGCTTATCGGCGTGGCGGCGGCGCCCGACTTCACCGAGGATCTCGTCTGGGGCCGCTGCGGGGAGGAGGAGCGCCGCAAGCTCATGGAAGAGGGCTCCTTCCTGTGCCCCCCGCGCTACGAGGACGCCCCCTATCCCATCACCCGGCGGCTCATCGAGGAGGGTCGGCGGCACCTCCTCTTGCGCGGGCTCATCCCCCTCCGCCGCCCGGTGCGGCTTATCCACGGCATGGCGGACGAGGACGTGCCCTGGGAGGTTTCGCTCCGGCTGTGCGGCTGCCTGGAGGGAGCGGACGTCTCGCTCACCCTGGTGAAGGGGGGCGACCACCGCCTCTCCACGCCGGCGGACATCCGGAGGCTCACGGAAACGGTCGAGGGGTTGTGCCGGGAAGCGGGGGAGGGGGAATGA
- a CDS encoding response regulator, with product MRVRFWGTRGSIAKPGPTTLRYGGNTPCVEVEGADGTLLILDCGTGIHALGQKLAASRKPPLQGHLLISHYHWDHIQGFPFFTPLFIPGNEWHIYGPGGMDHQLQAILAGQMTYSYFPISLEEFGSSVHYHNLGEGAFDIGGLRISTQYTNHPALTLAFRVEAGGASFTYIPDHEPSSLFSFDNGGPGPIPLHLQDRRHVEFLKGSDLLAHDAQYTLQEYPSKVSWGHSPYEKTVEYAVAGGVKRLALFHHDPLRTDRDLDGLVGTAEKMAAKAGGGLEVMAAAEGWEIELPEDPAWKPPPIPASCSAWLSGGGPKTGGTILIVDDDPLMVRLLEKSLEAENAVRLVTAHDGEAALKLAMKERPLLIILDWGLPKMDGIEVCRALRRNEDTLFRKVPILMVTGKRLDEKDVQKCFDAGASDYLTKKFSPTQLRSRVRSWLLRSASA from the coding sequence ATGCGGGTCCGATTCTGGGGAACGCGCGGCTCCATCGCCAAGCCCGGTCCCACCACCCTCCGCTACGGGGGCAACACGCCCTGCGTGGAGGTGGAGGGCGCGGACGGCACCCTCCTCATCCTCGACTGCGGCACCGGCATCCACGCCCTGGGCCAGAAGCTGGCGGCCTCCCGCAAGCCCCCCCTCCAGGGCCACCTCCTCATCAGCCACTACCACTGGGACCACATCCAGGGCTTCCCCTTTTTCACGCCCCTGTTCATTCCCGGGAACGAGTGGCACATCTACGGCCCCGGCGGGATGGACCACCAGCTCCAGGCCATCCTCGCGGGGCAGATGACCTACAGCTACTTCCCCATTTCCCTCGAGGAGTTCGGCTCCTCGGTCCACTACCACAACCTGGGCGAGGGCGCCTTCGACATCGGCGGCCTCCGCATCTCGACCCAGTACACCAACCACCCGGCCCTCACCCTGGCCTTCCGGGTCGAGGCCGGCGGCGCCTCCTTCACCTACATCCCCGACCACGAGCCGAGCTCCCTCTTCTCCTTCGACAACGGCGGGCCGGGCCCGATTCCGCTTCACCTCCAGGACCGCCGCCACGTGGAGTTCCTGAAGGGCTCGGACCTCCTGGCCCACGACGCCCAGTACACCCTCCAGGAGTATCCCTCCAAGGTGAGCTGGGGCCACTCGCCCTACGAGAAGACGGTCGAGTACGCCGTCGCGGGCGGGGTGAAACGGCTCGCGCTCTTCCACCACGACCCGCTGCGCACCGACCGGGACCTCGACGGGCTGGTGGGGACGGCCGAGAAGATGGCGGCCAAGGCCGGCGGCGGGCTCGAGGTCATGGCCGCGGCCGAGGGCTGGGAGATCGAGCTCCCGGAGGACCCCGCGTGGAAGCCGCCCCCCATCCCGGCCTCGTGCTCGGCGTGGCTCTCGGGCGGCGGGCCCAAGACCGGCGGCACCATCCTCATCGTGGACGACGACCCCCTCATGGTGCGCCTCCTCGAGAAGTCCCTCGAGGCCGAGAACGCCGTGCGCCTCGTCACCGCCCACGACGGCGAGGCCGCCCTGAAGCTGGCCATGAAGGAGCGCCCCCTCCTCATCATCCTGGACTGGGGGCTGCCGAAGATGGACGGCATCGAGGTCTGCCGGGCCCTGCGCCGCAACGAGGACACCCTCTTCCGGAAGGTCCCCATCCTCATGGTCACGGGCAAGCGGCTGGACGAGAAGGACGTGCAGAAGTGCTTCGACGCGGGCGCCTCGGACTACCTCACCAAGAAGTTCTCCCCCACCCAGCTCCGCTCCCGGGTGAGGAGCTGGCTGCTCCGCAGCGCGAGCGCGTAA